Proteins encoded in a region of the Macaca mulatta isolate MMU2019108-1 chromosome X, T2T-MMU8v2.0, whole genome shotgun sequence genome:
- the LOC114675039 gene encoding 40-kDa huntingtin-associated protein-like codes for MHGHGIRVTSLVWVMFRWRGCGRPSASETICIAAELAAAGARPGPAYLPRVLAPHPRDPGFACAAHSPARPRLRSRSLHITRARGTLGLGSGRRHAGSPPRGTQGTSPRLAPPRPARPPAAAARPEVPGAARMAAAAAGLGGGAGSGPEAGDFLARYRLVSNKLKKRFLRKPNVAEAGEQFGQLGRELRAQECLPYAAWCQLAVARCQQALFHGPGEALALTEAARLFLRQERDARQRLVCPAAYGEPLQAAASALGAAVRLHLELGQPAAAAALCLELAAALRDLGQPAAAAGHFQRAAQLQLPQLPLAALQALGEAASCQLLARDYTGALAVFTRMQRLAREHGSHPVQSLPPPPPPGPQPGPGPGATPALPAALLPPNSGSAAPSPAALGAFSDVLVRCEVSRVLLLLLLQPPPAKLLPEHAQTLEKYSWEAFDSHGQESSGQLPEELFLLLQSLVMAAHEKDTEAIKSLQVEMWPLLTAEQNHLLHLVLQETVSPSGQGV; via the coding sequence ATGCACGGACACGGAATTAGGGTCACGAGTTTAGTTTGGGTCATGTTCAGATGGAGAGGCTGTGGGAGGCCTTCAGCAAGCGAGACCATCTGCATTGCAGCCGAGCTAGCAGCAGCTGGCGCCCGGCCAGGCCCCGCGTACCTTCCCAGGGTCTTGGCTCCGCATCCCCGAGACCCTGGATTTGCATGCGCCGCTCACAGCCCGGCCAGGCCCCGCCTCCGATCCCGCTCTTTGCACATCACCAGGGCAAGGGGCACGCTCGGGCTGGGGAGCGGGCGCCGGCACGCCGGCAGCCCGCCAAGGGGGACGCAGGGCACGTCGccccgcctcgccccgccccgtcCCGCCCGTCCGCCAGCTGCGGCAGCGCGTCCGGAAGTGCCTGGGGCGGCGAggatggcggcggcggcggccggccTGGGCGGCGGCGCCGGCTCGGGACCCGAGGCCGGGGACTTCCTGGCCCGCTACCGGCTGGTATCGAACAAGTTGAAGAAGCGGTTCCTGCGGAAGCCGAACGTGGCGGAGGCCGGCGAGCAGTTCGGACAGCTGGGCCGGGAGCTGCGCGCCCAGGAGTGTCTGCCGTACGCGGCCTGGTGCCAGCTGGCGGTGGCGCGCTGCCAGCAGGCGCTCTTCCACGGGCCCGGGGAGGCGCTGGCCCTCACCGAGGCCGCCCGCCTCTTCCTGCGGCAGGAGCGCGACGCGCGCCAGCGCCTGGTCTGCCCCGCCGCCTACGGGGAGCCGCTGCAGGCCGCCGCCAGCGCCCTGGGCGCCGCGGTGCGTCTGCACCTCGAGCTGGGCCagccggccgccgccgccgccctcTGCCTCGAGCTGGCCGCCGCCCTGCGCGACCTGGGCCAGCCGGCCGCCGCCGCCGGTCACTTCCAGCGCGCCGCCCAGCTCCAGCTGCCCCAGCTGCCCCTGGCCGCGCTGCAGGCGCTGGGCGAGGCCGCCTCCTGCCAGCTGCTGGCGCGCGACTACACCGGCGCCCTGGCGGTCTTCACGCGCATGCAGCGCCTGGCGCGGGAGCACGGCAGCCACCCGGTGCAGTCACtgccgccgcccccgccgccggGGCCCCAGCCCGGGCCCGGGCCCGGGGCGACCCCCGCCCTACCGGCCGCGCTGCTTCCTCCAAACTCCGGCTCGGCGGCGCCCTCTCCCGCCGCCCTGGGCGCCTTCTCGGACGTGCTGGTCCGCTGCGAGGTGTCCCGcgtgctgctgctgctcctcctaCAACCACCGCCGGCCAAGCTGCTGCCGGAGCACGCCCAGACCCTGGAGAAGTACTCCTGGGAGGCTTTTGACAGCCACGGGCAGGAGAGCAGCGGCCAGCTTCCCGAGGAGCTCTTTCTGCTGCTCCAGTCTTTGGTCATGGCTGCCCACGAAAAGGACACGGAAGCCATCAAGTCGCTGCAGGTGGAGATGTGGCCACTGTTGACTGCTGAGCAGAACCACCTCCTTCACCTCGTTCTGCAAGAAACCGTCTCCCCCTCAGGACAGGGAGTCTGA
- the H2AB2 gene encoding histone H2A-Bbd type 2/3 — MSERRSHRRSSRAGGRGRTRSRTVRAELSFSVSQVERGLREGHYAQRLSPTAPVYLAAVIEYLTAKVLELAGNEAQNNGERNITPLLLDMAVHNNRLLSTLFDTTTISQVAPGGD, encoded by the coding sequence ATGTCGGAGAGGAGGAGCCATCGCCGGTCCTCCAGGGCTGGTGGCCGGGGGCGGACCCGCTCTCGCACCGTCCGAGCGGAGCTTTCGTTTTCGGTGAGCCAGGTGGAGCGCGGTCTACGGGAGGGCCACTACGCTCAGCGCCTGAGTCCCACGGCGCCGGTCTACCTCGCTGCGGTTATCGAGTACCTGACGGCCAAGGTCCTGGAGCTGGCGGGCAACGAGGCCCAGAACAACGGAGAGAGGAACATCACTCCACTGCTGCTGGACATGGCGGTTCACAACAACAGGCTGCTGAGCACCCTTTTTGACACAACCACCATCTCTCAAGTGGCCCCCGGCGGGGACTAG